A single genomic interval of Hevea brasiliensis isolate MT/VB/25A 57/8 chromosome 4, ASM3005281v1, whole genome shotgun sequence harbors:
- the LOC110656315 gene encoding uncharacterized protein LOC110656315: METPPAEELLRKIQELEAGQAHLKQEMSKLKLTSDPKSEQHLQHRQQQSHQRSHSISPQKTGPRGRGGGGGVGPGFEAVAAWKKGSTSFRHSSPLQRESRSTNRTNAAKEGANCGPSAVKFTDKQYLNILQSMGQSVHIFDLSGRIIYWNRSAEILYGYSAAEALGQDAIELLADPRDFSVANDIVNRVTMGESWTGQFPVKNKMGERFTAVATNTPFFGDDGTLVGIICVSSDSRPFQEMRVAMADSKNSEEDSSFSRPRSTVAAKLGLDSQQPLQAAIASKISNLASKVSNKVKSKLRTENNSVDRECGSGDSHQSDHGFSDAALSDHREDANSSGASTPRGDMHPSHFGTFSQVEDRSPTKPSRDSGDEGEGKPAIHKIITSKAEAWMGKKGLSWPWKGNEREGSDTRTRFMWPWLQNDQESETVHLRSPTSGAKPESQANEGNRPTYNEASGSWSSVNVNSTSSASSCGSTSSSAINKVDMDTDCLDYEILWEDLIIGEQIGQGSCGTVYHALWYGSDVAVKVFSKQEYSEDVILSFRQEVSLMKRLRHPNILLFMGAVTSCQRLCIVTEFLPRGSLFRLLQRNTTKLDWRRRVHMASDIARGMNYLHHCNPPIIHRDLKSSNLLVDKNWTVKVGDFGLSRLKHETYLTTMTGKGTPQWMAPEVLRNEPSDEKSDVYSFGVILWELATEKIPWDNLNSMQVIGAVGFMNQRLEIPKDVDPQWASIIESCWHSDPQCRPTFQELLEKLRDMQRQYTIQFQAARSAAGDNTQKEL; the protein is encoded by the exons ATGGAGACTCCGCCAGCAGAGGAGCTTTTGAGGAAGATCCAGGAGCTGGAAGCAGGGCAAGCACACCTTAAACAGGAGATGTCTAAGCTTAAGCTCACTAGCGATCCGAAATCGGAGCAGCACTTGCAGCATCGCCAGCAGCAGTCGCACCAACGCTCCCATTCCATATCGCCACAAAAGACGGGACCTAGGGGGAGGGGCGGCGGTGGTGGGGTGGGGCCGGGTTTCGAGGCTGTTGCAGCTTGGAAGAAGGGTTCGACTTCGTTTAGGCATTCGTCCCCGTTGCAGAGAGAAAGCCGGAGTACGAATAGGACTAATGCCGCTAAAGAAGGAGCAAATTGCGGGCCATCGGCTGTCAAGTTTACCGATAAGCAGTATTTGAATATATTGCAGTCTATGGGGCAATCTGTTCATATTTTTGATCTTAGTGGCCGTATCATTTATTG GAACCGATCTGCTGAAATCCTTTATGGCTATTCTGCGGCAGAGGCTCTTGGTCAGGATGCCATTGAGCTGCTTGCAGATCCTCGGGATTTTTCAGTGGCAAATGATATAGTGAATCGTGTCACAATGGGAGAGAGCTGGACGGGGCAGTTTCCAGTCAAGAACAAGATGGGAGAGAGGTTTACAGCTGTTGCAACTAATACTCCATTCTTTGGTGACGATGGTACTTTGGTTGGGATTATCTGTGTATCGAGTGATTCAAGGCCGTTTCAAGAAATGAGGGTTGCAATGGCAGATTCGAAGAATTCGGAAGAAGATTCAAGCTTTAGTCGGCCTAGAAGTACGGTTGCAGCAAAACTTGGTCTTGATTCTCAACAGCCTCTGCAAGCAGCAATTGCATCTAAGATATCAAATTTG GCATCCAAGGTGAGCAACAAAGTGAAGTCAAAATTGCGGACAGAAAATAACAGCGTGGATCGTGAATGTGGGAGCGGTGATAGTCATCAATCTGACCATGGCTTCTCAGATGCAGCACTCTCTGACCATAGGGAGGATGCAAATTCTAGTGGAGCTAGCACACCCAGAGGAGATATGCATCCGTCCCATTTTGGTACATTTTCTCAGGTCGAGGACAGGTCTCCAACGAAACCCTCCAGAGATTCTGGTGATGAGGGCGAAGGAAAACCTGCAATTCACAAGATTATTACCTCAAAAGCTGAGGCTTGGATGGGCAAGAAAGGTTTATCATGGCCCTGGAAAGGGAATGAAAGGGAAGGCTCAGATACAAGGACCCGTTTTATGTGGCCCTGGTTGCAAAATGATCAAGAGAGTGAAACAGTTCATCTGAGGAGTCCCACCTCAGGTGCAAAACCTGAAAGCCAGGCAAATGAGGGTAATCGACCTACCTATAATGAGGCTTCTGGTTCCTGGTCCTCTGTTAACGTTAACAGCACCAGCAGTGCCAGCAGCTGTGGAAGTACCAGCAGTAGTGCTATTAATAAGGTGGACATGGACACTGACTGTTTAGATTACGAAATATTGTGGGAAGACTTGATAATTGGAGAACAAATTGGGCAAG GTTCTTGCGGGACTGTATATCATGCCCTGTGGTATGGATCA GATGTTGCTGTTAAGGTATTCTCCAAGCAAGAATATTCAGAAGATGTTATACTTTCATTTAGACAAGAG GTGTCTCTTATGAAAAGACTTCGACATCCAAATATATTGCTTTTCATGGGTGCTGTCACTTCGTGTCAGCGTCTCTGCATtgttacagagttccttccacg TGGAAGTTTGTTTCGCTTACTCCAGAGGAACACAACCAAACTGGATTGGAGGCGACGTGTCCATATGGCGTCAGATATA GCACGGGGTATGAATTATCTTCATCATTGCAATCCACCCATCATTCATCGTGATTTGAAGTCTTCAAATCTTCTGGTTGATAAGAACTGGACTGTTAAG GTTGGTGATTTTGGTCTATCACGTCTAAAGCATGAAACTTACCTGACAACTATGACTGGGAAGGGAACG CCTCAATGGATGGCGCCAGAAGTTCTACGTAATGAACCCTCCGATGAAAA GTCCGATGTATACAGCTTTGGAGTGATACTATGGGAACTTGCAACTGAGAAGATTCCCTGGGATAATCTCAACTCGATGCAG GTGATTGGAGCTGTAGGGTTCATGAATCAGCGGTTAGAGATCCCCAAAGATGTGGATCCACAGTGGGCTTCTATAATTGAGAGTTGCTGGCACAG TGATCCTCAGTGCCGTCCAACATTCCAAGAACTGCTGGAAAAACTTAGAGATATGCAAagacaatacaccattcaatttCAGGCAGCCCGTTCTGCAGCTGGAGACAACACACAAAAGGAATTATAG
- the LOC110656316 gene encoding phytochrome B, with product MASGGRAAAHSQAQQQQQQLHHNNNLQPAAQSSGTSNLWAHNTESVSKAIAQYTVDAQLHAVFEQSGESGKSFDYSQSVRTTNQSVPEQQITAYLSKIQRGGHIQPFGCMIAVDEGSFRVIGYSENACEMLGLTPQSVPSLEKPEILSIGTDVRTLFTPSSAVLLEKAFGAREITLLNPLWIHSKNSGKPFYAILHRIDVGIVIDLEPARTEDPALSIAGAVQSQKLAVRAISRLQSLPGGDIKLLCDTVVECVRELTGYDRVMVYKFHEDEHGEVVAENKRPDLEPYIGLHYPATDIPQASRFLFRQSRVRMIVDCHATPVRVIQDEALMQPLCLVGSTLRAPHGCHAQYMTNMESIASLAMAVIINGNDEEAIGGRNSMRLWGLVVCHHTSARSIPFPLRYACEFLMQAFGLQLNMELQLASQLSEKHVLRTQTLLCDMLLRDSPTGIVTQSPSIMDLVKCDGAALYYQGKYHPLGVTPTEVQIKDIVVWLLAFHGDSTGLSTDSLADAGYPGAALLGDAVCGMAVAYITKRDFLFWFRSHTAKEIKWGGAKHHPGDKDDGQRMHPRSSFKAFLEVVKSRSLPWENAEMDAIHSLQLILRDSFRDAEASNSKAIANTQLGDLELQGMDELSSVAREMVRLIETATAPIFAVDVDGCINGWNAKVAELTGLSVEEAMGKSLVHDLVYKEYEETVGKLLSHALRGKEDKNVEIKLRTFGSEQEKKAVFVVVNACSSKDYMNNIVGVCFVGQDITGQKVVMDKFIHIQGDYRAIVHSPNPLIPPIFASDENTCCLEWNTAMEKLTGWTRGEIIGKMLVGEVFGSCCRLKGPDALTKFMIVLHSAIGGQDTDKYPFSFLDRNGKFVQALLTANKRIDMGGQIIGAFCFLQIASHELQQALKVQRQQEKKCFTRMKELAYICQEIKNPLSGIRFTNSLLEATDLTEDQKQFLETSAACEKQMLKIIRDVDLESIEDGSLELEKAQFLLGSVIDAVVSQVMLLLRERNLQLIRDIPEEIKSLAVYGDQVRIQQVLADFLLNMVRCAPSSEGWVEIHVRPTLKQASDGLTVVHTEFRMVCPGEGLSPELVQDMFHSSRWTTQEGLGLSMCRKILKLMQGEVQYIRESERCYFLVILDLPLARRGAKSVD from the exons ATGGCATCAGGTGGCAGAGCAGCAGCGCACTCACAGGCAcagcaacaacaacaacaactgcACCACAACAATAACCTTCAACCAGCTGCCCAGTCCTCGGGAACCAGCAACTTATGGGCGCACAACACCGAGTCTGTAAGCAAAGCGATTGCTCAGTACACAGTGGACGCGCAGCTTCATGCTGTTTTTGAGCAATCAGGCGAGTCCGGTAAGTCGTTTGATTACTCTCAATCAGTGAGAACCACTAACCAATCGGTCCCTGAACAGCAAATCACTGCTTACCTCTCCAAAATCCAACGTGGTGGCCATATCCAGCCTTTTGGGTGCATGATCGCCGTCGATGAAGGTTCTTTTAGGGTTATTGGATACAGCGAAAACGCTTGTGAAATGCTCGGTTTAACGCCGCAATCAGTCCCTTCTCTTGAGAAACCGGAAATCCTTTCTATTGGGACTGATGTGCGTACTCTTTTCACTCCCTCGAGTGCGGTTTTACTAGAAAAAGCATTTGGAGCAAGGGAAATCACGTTACTGAACCCTCTTTGGATTCACTCCAAGAATTCAGGGAAACCCTTTTACGCAATTTTGCATAGGATTGATGTTGGGATTGTTATTGATTTAGAACCTGCTAGGACAGAGGACCCTGCTTTATCTATAGCTGGGGCCGTGCAGTCACAGAAATTAGCAGTACGTGCGATTTCACGTTTACAATCACTTCCTGGGGGAGATATTAAACTGTTGTGTGATACTGTGGTGGAATGTGTGAGGGAGCTTACTGGGTATGATAGGGTTATGGTTTATAAGTTTCATGAGGATGAGCATGGTGAGGTTGTAGCTGAGAACAAAAGGCCTGATTTAGAACCTTATATTGGTTTACATTATCCAGCAACTGATATACCCCAGGCTTCGAGGTTTTTGTTTAGGCAGAGTAGAGTTAGAATGATAGTGGATTGCCATGCCACACCAGTTCGTGTTATTCAGGATGAAGCACTAATGCAGCCTTTATGCTTGGTTGGTTCAACTCTTCGTGCTCCTCATGGTTGTCATGCTCAGTATATGACAAATATGGAGTCAATTGCATCGTTGGCCATGGCAGTCATTATTAATGGAAATGATGAAGAAGCTAttggtgggaggaattcaatgagGCTTTGGGGTTTAGTTGTTTGTCATCACACTTCTGCTAGGAGCATTCCATTTCCACTTCGTTATGCTTGCGAGTTCCTCATGCAGGCTTTTGGACTTCAATTGAATATGGAGTTGCAATTAGCTTCCCAGCTGTCAGAGAAGCATGTTTTGAGGACTCAAACACTGTTATGTGATATGCTTCTGCGTGACTCTCCTACTGGCATTGTTACTCAAAGTCCGAGTATAATGGACCTTGTGAAGTGTGATGGGGCAGCACTTTATTACCAAGGAAAGTACCATCCATTAGGTGTGACCCCAACTGAAGTCCAAATAAAAGATATTGTGGTGTGGTTGTTGGCATTTCATGGAGATTCAACCGGTTTGAGCACAGATAGTTTGGCTGATGCTGGGTACCCTGGGGCAGCCTTGCTGGGTGATGCTGTTTGTGGGATGGCTGTTGCTTATATCACTAAGAGAGATTTCTTATTCTGGTTTCGGTCTCACACCGCGAAGGAGATCAAATGGGGTGGCGCAAAGCATCATCCGGGGGACAAGGATGATGGCCAGAGGATGCATCCACGTTCTTCATTCAAGGCATTTTTGGAGGTGGTAAAGAGCCGTAGTTTACCATGGGAGAATGCTGAAATGGATGCAATTCACTCTTTGCAGCTTATTCTTCGAGACTCATTTAGGGATGCTGAAGCAAGCAATTCCAAAGCTATTGCAAATACCCAACTTGGGGATCTGGAGTTGCAAGGGATGGATGAACTCAGCTCAGTGGCAAGGGAAATGGTTAGGCTAATAGAGACTGCAACTGCTCCTATATTTGCTGTAGATGTTGATGGCTGCATAAATGGTTGGAATGCAAAAGTTGCTGAGTTGACAGGGCTCTCAGTTGAGGAAGCTATGGGAAAGTCTTTGGTTCATGATCTTGTTTATAAGGAGTATGAAGAAACTGTTGGCAAGCTTCTTTCTCATGCTTTAAGAG GCAAAGAAGATAAGAATGTAGAAATAAAATTGAGGACATTTGGCTCTGAACAAGAAAAGAAGGCTGTTTTTGTGGTGGTGAATGCTTGTTCTAGCAAAGATTACATGAATAATATAGTTGGAGTGTGCTTTGTTGGTCAGGATATTACTGGTCAAAAAGTGGTAATGGACAAATTCATCCATATCCAAGGTGATTACAGGGCTATTGTTCATAGTCCAAATCCTTTGATCCCTCCGATATTTGCTTCAGATGAAAACACTTGCTGCTTGGAGTGGAACACTGCAATGGAAAAGCTTACAGGGTGGACCCGAGGAGAAATTATTGGGAAGATGTTGGTTGGGGAGGTTTTTGGCAGTTGCTGTCGGCTGAAGGGTCCAGATGCATTGACAAAATTCATGATTGTCCTGCACAGTGCAATTGGAGGACAGGATACAGACAAATATCCATTTTCCTTCTTGGATCGGAATGGAAAATTTGTCCAAGCTCTTTTGACAGCAAACAAAAGGATAGATATGGGGGGCCAGATTATTGGAGCCTTCTGCTTCTTGCAGATTGCAAGTCATGAGTTGCAGCAAGCTTTGAAAGTCCAGAGGCAACAGGAGAAGAAATGCTTTACAAGGATGAAAGAGTTGGCTTACATTTGCCAGGAAATAAAGAATCCTCTAAGTGGTATACGGTTTACAAACTCACTGTTGGAGGCTACAGACTTGACTGAGGATCAAAAGCAGTTTCTTGAAACGAGTGCTGCTTGTGAGAAGCAGATGTTGAAGATCATTCGAGATGTTGATCTGGAGAGTATTGAAGATGG TTCACTGGAGCTTGAGAAGGCTCAATTCTTACTTGGGAGTGTCATAGATGCTGTAGTTAGCCAAGTAATGTTATTGCTGAGGGAAAGAAATCTGCAATTGATTCGTGATATTCCAGAGGAAATAAAATCTCTGGCTGTATATGGTGATCAGGTGAGAATTCAACAGGTGTTGGCTGATTTCTTGTTGAATATGGTGCGTTGTGCACCATCTTCAGAAGGTTGGGTAGAGATTCATGTTCGTCCAACACTGAAGCAAGCCTCTGATGGACTTACTGTTGTGCATACAGAATTCAG GATGGTTTGCCCTGGTGAAGGTCTTTCTCCTGAATTAGTTCAAGACATGTTCCACAGCAGTCGATGGACAACTCAAGAAGGCCTGGGGCTCAGCATGTGCAGGAAGATTTTGAAGCTAATGCAAGGTGAAGTACAATACATCAGAGAGTCAGAAAGATGTTATTTCCTAGTTATCCTTGATCTTCCCTTGGCTCGGAGAGGTGCAAAAAGTGTTGACTAG
- the LOC131179111 gene encoding ATP-citrate synthase beta chain protein 2-like, giving the protein MATGQLFSRTTQALFYNYKQLPIQRMLDFDFLCGRETPSVAGVINPGAEGFQKLFFGQEEIAIPVHSTIEAACAAHPTADVFINFASFRSAAASSMAALKQPTIRVVAIIAEGVPESDTKQLIAYARSNNKVVIGPATVGGIQAGAFKIGDTAGTIDNIIAGKLYRPGSVGFVSKSGGMSNELYNTIARVTDGIYEGIAIGGDVFPGSTLSDHVLRFNNIPQVKMMVVLGELGGRDEYSLVEALKQGKVTKPVVAWVSGTCARLFKSEVQFGHAGAKSGGEMESAQAKNQALKDAGAVVPTSYEAFETAIKETFQMLVEEGKITPVKEIRPPQIPEDLNTAIKSGKVRAPTHIISTISDDRGEEPCYAGVPMSSIVEKGYGVGDVISLLWFKRSLPRYCTHFIEICIMLCADHGPCVSGAHNTIVTARAGKDLVSSLVSGLLTIGPRFGGAIDDAARYFKDAYDRGLTPYEFVEGMKKKGIRVPGIGHRIKRGDNRDKRVELLQRFARTHFPSVKYMEYAVQVETYTLSKASNLVLNVDGAIGSLFLDLLAGSGMFTKQEIDEIVEIGYLNGLFVLARSIGLIGHTFDQKRLKQPLYRHPWEDVLYTK; this is encoded by the exons ATGGCCACTGGACAACTCTTCTCTCGTACTACACAGGCTTTGTTTTACAATTACAAGCAGCTTCCCATCCAGCGCATGCTTGATTTTGATTTCCTTTGCG GGAGAGAAACACCATCTGTGGCTGGAGTTATTAACCCCGGTGCAGAGGGATTCCAGAAACTCTTCTTTGGTCAAGAGGAAATTGCGATCCCTGTACATTCAAC tattgagGCTGCTTGTGCTGCTCACCCAACTGCTGATGTATTTATAAACTTTGCATCATTTAGAag TGCTGCTGCATCATCCATGGCAGCCCTGAAACAGCCCACCATTCGAGTTGTGGCAATAATAGCTGAGGGAGTTCCTGAGTCCGACACCAAACAATTAATTGCGTATGCACGGTCTAACAATAAG GTTGTCATTGGCCCAGCTACTGTTGGAGGCATTCAGGCTGGAGCATTCAAGATAGGCGACACTGCTGGAACAATTGATAACATAATTGCTGGCAAGTTATACAGGCCTGGATCTGTTGGATTTGTCTCCAAATCT GGTGGTATGTCAAATGAGCTATACAATACAATTGCCCGTGTGACAGATGGCATATATGAAG GTATTGCAATTGGAGGAGATGTGTTTCCAGGCTCCACTCTTTCTGATCATGTTTTGCGGTTTAACAATATCCCACAG GTTAAGATGATGGTTGTACTTGGGGAACTTGGTGGACGAGATGAGTATTCCCTTGTTGAAGCCCTCAAACAGGGAAAGGTTACCAAACCAGTAGTTGCTTGGGTCAGTGGAACATGTGCTCGGCTCTTCAAATCAGAAGTACAATTTGGTCATGCT GGTGCTAAAAGTGGTGGAGAGATGGAATCTGCTCAAGCAAAAAATCAAGCACTAAAGGATGCTGGAGCTGTAGTTCCCACATCGTATGAAGCTTTTGAGACTGCAATTAAGGAGACATTTCAGATGCTG GTTGAAGAGGGTAAGATCACACCTGTAAAGGAGATTAGACCTCCACAAATCCCTGAGGATCTTAACACAGCAATTAAGAGTGGCAAAGTTCGGGCACCAACTCATATTATTTCCACAATTTCTGATGACAGAG GTGAAGAGCCATGCTATGCTGGTGTGCCAATGTCTTCAATTGTTGAAAAGGGTTATGGTGTTGGTGATGTCATCTCTCTTTTGTGGTTCAAACGCAGCCTTCCACGTTACTGTACTCATTTTATTGAA ATATGCATCATGCTCTGTGCTGACCATGGTCCCTGTGTCTCTGGTGCTCACAACACTATAGTAACAGCAAGGGCTGGAAAGGACCTAGTTTCCAGCCTTGTCTCAG GTTTGCTCACGATTGGCCCCCGATTTGGTGGTGCCATTGATGATGCTGCTCGATACTTTAAGGATGCTTATGACAGG GGTCTAACACCCTACGAATTTGTTGAAGGCATGAAAAAGAAGGGTATTCGTGTTCCTGGAATTGGGCACAG GATCAAGAGAGGTGACAACAGAGATAAAAGGGTAGAGCTATTACAGCGGTTTGCTCGCACACATTTCCCTTCAGTAAAGTACATGGAGTATGCTGTTCAAGTTGAAACCTATACTCTTTCGAAGGCCAGTAACCTGGTGCTTAATGTTGATGGTGCAATTGGGTCCCTTTTCTTGGATCTTCTTGCTGGCAGTGGAATGTTTACCAAACAAGAGATAGATGAGATTGTTGAGATTGGTTATTTGAATGGGCTCTTTGTGTTGGCACGCTCCATTGGTCTGATTGG GCACACATTCGACCAGAAGAGATTGAAACAGCCACTCTACCGTCACCCATGGGAGGATGTTCTCTACACCAAGTGA
- the LOC110656207 gene encoding LEAF RUST 10 DISEASE-RESISTANCE LOCUS RECEPTOR-LIKE PROTEIN KINASE-like 1.2 yields the protein MGYSLLMMFLRFLLLYTSINGDSIQEPACPSFDCGNGIIIGYPFWHQNQQLEHCGYPGFNLSCNDQNPMLRLSDDYLYPIKDINYSNKSLTLFAYPSLNSAPCPKITHDIALNTTPHPLFNSLGNKVVHFFYNCTLYPPSLPHIRCLEYGAKRSFVFKEGAIPEFDWDRYCASIVALPVIDEAVDHGDLVKGLGKVLQKGFKLTWNQAADEVCQSCEASGGFCSYRKGQPKNFFCICSNGRQSFNCHGNGTTSYEEKGIVSIQEEPNYVGIGALLLGGMVIMATVFYFIQKKKKKFGLYKPV from the exons ATGGGTTATTCTCTTCTAATGATGTTCCTTCGCTTCCTCCTCCTCTACACCTCAATTAATGGCGATTCTATACAAGAACCTGCATGCCCTTCTTTTGACTGTGGTAATGGCATCATTATTGGCTACCCTTTTTGGCACCAAAACCAACAATTAGAGCACTGTGGATATCCTGGCTTTAATCTCTCTTGTAATGACCAAAATCCAATGCTTCGTCTCTCTGATGATTATCTTTATCCCATTAAAGACATCAATTACTCTAATAAATCACTCACCCTCTTTGCCTACCCTAGTCTAAATTCAGCACCTTGTCCAAAAATAACCCATGATATTGCATTAAACACAACACCTCATCCCCTATTCAATAGTTTAGGCAACAAGGTGGTGCATTTCTTTTATAATTGCACCTTGTACCCACCTTCACTTCCACACATAAGATGCTTAGAATATGGTGCTAAGAGATCATTTGTGTTCAAGGAGGGAGCAATTCCAGAGTTTGATTGGGATAGATATTGTGCATCAATTGTGGCTTTGCCTGTGATTGATGAGGCAGTGGACCATGGAGATTTAGTTAAGGGTCTTGGCAAAGTTTTGCAAAAAGGGTTCAAATTGACATGGAACCAAGCAGCTGATGAAGTATGCCAGTCATGTGAGGCCAGCGGTGGATTTTGTAGTTACAGAAAAGGCCAACCCAAGAACTTCTTTTGCATTTGCAGCAATGGAAGGCAGTCCTTCAACTGCCATGGTAATGGAACTACTTCTTATGAAGAAAAGG GCATTGTTTCAATTCAGGAAGAACCAAATTATGTTGGCATAG GTGCACTGCTTCTGGGGGGTATGGTTATCATGGCAACTGTGTTTTACTTCatccagaagaagaagaagaagtttggCTTATACAAACCTGTTTGA